The Anopheles coluzzii chromosome 2, AcolN3, whole genome shotgun sequence genome window below encodes:
- the LOC120948892 gene encoding serine proteinase stubble, whose translation MVDIDLNNSTMWSRWRTSILLLTALCWIAERAPTVAGLAGVAAGSSHNYKINPKPCSVNGIDGTCMFVWECIKSEGQHVGMCMDQFMFGSCCSHNLTENVIPQSGSGHQHQTFVGGYRPKPTGSPSGGKYKPPRPSTFVSSNGYTTIYRPNGSGTLVIRPSHNHHQQSHPHHTYHHTHHHSKPGGGGGSGVSSSSSSSSAGGGGAFVTGSNHFSQKPTEGSVNKHSTLSTLVQQQHQQQHQQQQPQTGAVDQEMAASASTGVFTTHWQATTEPSFITRTKPPKPNKPSKKPILSISNNIQSTVLKPKPSAKPTKQSTTSTSTTTTTTTTTTTTTTTTTTPRPTTRRTTTTTTTTTTTPRPTTTSSTSTIGSSSSTSSSSSSSSSTGSQALATASPSVIDVDDAAPSIASYTTAPGRYTISAARNAECGIQTMGRPETRIVGGKNAPFGRWPWQVSVRRTSFFGFSSTHRCGGAVINDNWIATAGHCVDDLLTSQIRIRVGEYDFSHVQEQLPYIERGVARKVVHPKYNFFTYEFDLALVKLEQPLVFAPHISPICLPATDDLLIGENATVTGWGRLSEGGTLPSVLQEVSVPIVSNDRCKSMFLRAGRHEFIPDIFLCAGHETGGQDSCQGDSGGPLQVKGKDGHYFLAGIISWGIGCAEANLPGVCTRISKFVPWIMETVL comes from the exons ATCTGAACAACTCCACCATGTGGAGTCGATGGCGGACATCGATTCTACTGTTAACCGCACTCTGTTGGATTGCTGAGCGTGCGCCAACGGTGGCGGGTCTGGCCGGTGTGGCCGCCGGTTCTAGTCACAACTACAAGATCAACCCGAAGCCCTGCTCGGTGAACGGCATCGACGGTACCTGCATGTTCGTATGGGAATGCATCAAATCCGAGGGCCAGCACGTGGGCATGTGCATGGATCAGTTCATGTTCGGGTCCTGCTGTTCGCACAATCTGACCGAAAATGTGATACCGCAGAGTGGCAGCGGCCACCAGCACCAGACGTTTGTTGGCGGCTATCGGCCGAAACCGACGGGCTCGCCGTCCGGTGGGAAGTATAAACCACCAAGGCCAAG TACTTTTGTTAGTAGTAATGGCTACACCACCATCTATCGGCCGAACGGCAGTGGTACGCTGGTGATACGACCGTCTCACAATCACCATCAGCAGTCACATCCGCACCACACGTATCATCACACTCATCATCACAGTAagccgggcggcggcggcggcagcggtgtTAGTAGTTCCAGTAGTAGTTCGAgcgctggcggtggtggcgctTTCGTCACCGGCAGCAATCACTTTAGTCAAAAGCCAACCGAAGGCAGTGTAAATAAACATTCTACCTTATCGACGctggtacagcagcagcatcagcagcagcatcagcagcagcaaccgcaaaCGGGTGCAGTCGACCAAGAGATGGCAGCGAGTGCATCAACCG GCGTATTTACCACTCACTGGCAGGCGACGACGGAGCCAAGTTTCATCACGCGAACGAAACCGccgaaaccaaacaaaccgtCCAAGAAACCGATCCTGTCCATCTCGAACAACATTCAAAGCACCGTCCTGAAACCAAAACCATCG GCTAAGCCGACCAAGCAAAGTACGACCAGTACAagcaccactaccactacgacgacgacaacaacgacaacgacgaccacTACGACGACCCCCAGGCCCACAACCAGAAGGACTACGACGACTACCACGACAACTACGACTACGCCTCGGCCTACTACCACGTCCTCCACCAGCACCATTGGATCCAGCAgtagtaccagcagcagcagcagcagcagcagctcaacAGGTTCCCAAGCGCTTGCAACAGCATCCCCATCTGTGATTGACGTCGACGATGCTGCACCGTCCATTGCGTCCTACACCACGGCACCGGGCCGATACACGATTTCCGCAGCAAGAAACGCTG aatgcggCATTCAAACGATGGGCCGACCGGAAACAAGGATCGTCGGTGGTAAAAATGCTCCGTTCGGTCGCTGGCCTTGGCAGGTGTCGGTGCGGCGCACGTCATTTTTCGGCTTCTCGAGTACTCACCGGTGCGGGGGAGCTGTCATAAATGACAACTGGATAGCGACGGCGGGCCATTGTGTCGATGA CCTTTTAACGTCCCAGATTCGGATACGGGTCGGCGAGTATGACTTTTCGCACGTGCAGGAACAGCTGCCATACATCGAGCGGGGCGTCGCCCGGAAGGTGGTCCATCCGAAGTATAACTTTTTCACGTACGAGTTCGACCTGGCGCTGGTGAAGCTGGAGCAGCCGCTCGTCTTTGCGCCCCACATCAGCCCGATCTGTTTGCCGGCGACGGACGATTTGCTGATTGGGGAGAATGCGACCGTTACCGGCTGGGGTCGGCTGAGCGAGGGCGGTACGCTGCCATCCGTACTGCAAGAG GTGTCCGTTCCGATCGTGAGCAACGACCGGTGCAAATCGATGTTCCTGCGAGCTGGGCGGCACGAGTTTATACCGGACATTTTCCTGTGCGCCGGTCATGAAACGGGTGGCCAGGACTCGTGCCAGGGTGATTCGGGCGGACCGCTACAG GTTAAAGGCAAGGACGGTCACTACTTCTTGGCCGGCATCATCTCGTGGGGCATTGGCTGTGCGGAGGCGAACCTGCCGGGCGTTTGCACGCGAATATCCAAGTTTGTGCCGTGGATCATGGAAACCGTGTTGTGA
- the LOC120948894 gene encoding uncharacterized protein LOC120948894, translating to MCTRDCYRVFGYFLGFLWMVSAVYYTTETVELLKLMRLRCDKVSGSLRAPDDGGDDAVPDAGPARLQFSTEMIARVCEFYTHLDVFLPYHIITTIIKMTPGVLLVVGIFKNNITLVQVFAVYGLLEECFFVIVFSKIFAVIQAINTSVWIYWIIVIFCLKLFFAIWILLGVYAAVQPRSRASRPPRV from the exons ATGTGCACTCGCGACTGTTACCGTGTGTTTGGTTATTTTCTCGGCTTTCTGTGGATGGTCAGTGCCGTGTACTATACGACCGAAACGGTCGAACTGCTGAAGCTGATGCGGTTACGGTGCGATAAGGTGTCCGGGTCGTTACGCGCTCCGGACGACGGCGGTGACGACGCCGTGCCGGACGCCGGTCCGGCTCGGTTACAGTTTAGCACGGAAATGATTGCCCGCGTGTGTGAGTTCTACACCCATCTGGATGTGTTTTTACCGTACCACATCATCACGACCATCATCAAAATGACGCCCGGTGTACTGCTGGTGGTTGGAATATTTAAG AACAACATCACGCTGGTGCAGGTGTTTGCGGTGTACGGTCTGCTCGAGGAGTGTTTCTTTGTGATTGTGTTTTCGAAAATATTTGCCGTCATACAAGCGATCAACACGTCCGTCTGGATCTATTGGATTATTGTTATATTTTGCT TGAAGCTGTTTTTCGCCATCTGGATACTGTTGGGTGTGTATGCGGCGGTACAGCCCCGTAGCAGGGCATCCCGTCCTCCGCGCGTTTAA